A DNA window from Procambarus clarkii isolate CNS0578487 chromosome 3, FALCON_Pclarkii_2.0, whole genome shotgun sequence contains the following coding sequences:
- the LOC123751486 gene encoding adhesive plaque matrix protein-like, with translation MPTYYHPPTGCPRITTHLQDAHVLPPTYRMPTYYHPPTGCPRITTYLQDAHVLPPTYRMPTYYHPPTGYPRITTHLQDAHVLPPTNRMPHVLTPTYRMPHVLSPTYRMLTYNHPPTGCPRITTHLQDAHVLSPTYRIPTYYHPPTGYPRITTHLQDAHVLPPTYRMPHVLTPTYRMPHVLSPTYRMPTYYNPPTGCPRITSHLQDAHVLSPTYRMPTYYHPPTGCPRITTHLLDAHVLSPTYRMPTYYHPPTGCPRIIIHLQDAHVLPPTYRMPTYYQRDAQYPFS, from the coding sequence ATGCCCACGTATTACCACCCACCTACAGGATGCCCACGTATTACCACCCACCTACAGGATGCCCACGTATTACCACCCACCTACAGGATGCCCACGTATTACCACCCACCTACAGGATGCCCACGTATTACCACCTACCTACAGGATGCCCACGTATTACCACCCACCTACAGGATGCCCACGTATTACCATCCACCTACAGGATACCCACGTATTACCACCCACCTACAGGATGCCCACGTATTACCACCCACCAACAGGATGCCCCACGTATTAACACCCACCTACAGGATGCCCCACGTATTATCACCCACCTACAGGATGCTCACGTATAACCATCCACCTACAGGATGCCCACGTATTACCACCCACCTACAGGATGCCCACGTATTGTCACCCACCTACAGGATTCCCACGTATTACCACCCACCTACAGGATACCCACGTATTACCACCCACCTACAGGATGCCCACGTATTACCACCCACCTACAGGATGCCCCACGTATTAACACCCACCTACAGGATGCCCCACGTATTATCACCCACCTACAGGATGCCCACGTATTACAACCCACCTACAGGATGCCCACGTATTACCAGCCACCTACAGGATGCCCACGTATTATCACCCACCTACAGGATGCCCACGTATTATCACCCACCTACAGGATGCCCACGTATTACAACCCACCTACTGGATGCCCACGTATTATCACCCACCTACAGGATGCCCACGTATTATCATCCACCTACAGGATGCCCACGTATTATCATCCACCTACAGGATGCCCACGTATTACCACCCACCTACAGGATGCCCACGTATTATCAACGCGATGCTCAATACCCCTTTAGCTGA